A window of Cucurbita pepo subsp. pepo cultivar mu-cu-16 chromosome LG06, ASM280686v2, whole genome shotgun sequence contains these coding sequences:
- the LOC111797683 gene encoding acetyltransferase At1g77540-like isoform X2, with amino-acid sequence MATPNPIAGSGTNPPKIIWNEAQRRFETEDKKAYLQYVIKNQGKVIDMIHTFVPSSKRGLGLASHLCAAAFNHAAAHSLAVVPSCSYISDTFLPRNPTWNHLLYSEDKTSNL; translated from the exons ATGGCGACTCCAAACCCTATAGCAGGATCTGGAACCAACCCTCCAAAGATAATCTGGAATGAAGCCCAACGGAGGTTCGAAACAGAGGACAAGAAGGCATATCTTCAGTACGTCATCAAAAACCAAGGTAAAGTCATTGATATGATTCACACTTTCGTTCCTTCTTCCAAAAGGGGTTTGGGATTGGCTTCTCATCTCTGCGCCGCCGCCTTCAATCACGCCGCCGCTCATTCCTTGGCCGTCGTTCCCTCTTGTTCTTACATTTCC GACACCTTTCTCCCGAGGAATCCAACTTGGAACCATCTTTTATACTCTGAAGACAAGACATCGAACCTGTAA
- the LOC111797683 gene encoding acetyltransferase At1g77540-like isoform X1, translating to MATPNPIAGSGTNPPKIIWNEAQRRFETEDKKAYLQYVIKNQGKVIDMIHTFVPSSKRGLGLASHLCAAAFNHAAAHSLAVVPSCSYISDTFLPRNPTWNHLLYSEDKTSNLL from the exons ATGGCGACTCCAAACCCTATAGCAGGATCTGGAACCAACCCTCCAAAGATAATCTGGAATGAAGCCCAACGGAGGTTCGAAACAGAGGACAAGAAGGCATATCTTCAGTACGTCATCAAAAACCAAGGTAAAGTCATTGATATGATTCACACTTTCGTTCCTTCTTCCAAAAGGGGTTTGGGATTGGCTTCTCATCTCTGCGCCGCCGCCTTCAATCACGCCGCCGCTCATTCCTTGGCCGTCGTTCCCTCTTGTTCTTACATTTCC GACACCTTTCTCCCGAGGAATCCAACTTGGAACCATCTTTTATACTCTGAAGACAAGACATCGAACCT gTTGTGA
- the LOC111797682 gene encoding uncharacterized protein LOC111797682, translating into MDLATKFLRTVTSATNNNTLINVCLVISFGALSARSIKQQREIEALEAEKDSLLNSNKSLKKTMWDWKQQLYSDASTDSALVPLARIKAIYGEAPVSPSGAEQAATGDANSQGSKLMV; encoded by the exons ATGGACTTGGCCACCAAATTTCTTCGCACTGTAACCAGCGCCACCAACAACAACACCCTAATCAACGTCTGTTTGGTCATTTCCTTTGGCGCATTGAGCGCAAGATCAATCAAGCAGCAGCGGGAAATCGAAGCTCTGGAGGCTGAGAAAGATTcgcttctcaattccaataaATCGCTGAAGAAAACCATGTGGGATTGGAAGCAACAGCTATACTCTGATGCCTCAACAGATTCCGCTTTGGTACCTCTCGCCAGGATCAAAGCTATCTATGGCGAAGCTCCGGTATCCCCGTCCG GAGCAGAACAAGCTGCAACGGGAGATGCAAATTCACAAGGCTCCAAACTCATGGTTTAA
- the LOC111797678 gene encoding UDP-galactose transporter 1-like gives MEEAWLCHWSTIRSLFAILQWWSFNVTVIIMNKWIFQKLDFKFPLTVSCIHFICSAIGAYIAIKVLKVKPLISVDPQDRWRRIFPMSFVFCINIVLGNVSLRYIPVSFMQTIKSFTPATTVVLQWLVWRKYFDWRIWASLIPIVGGILLTSVTEMSFNMFGFCAALFGCLATSTKTILAESLLHGYKFDSINTVYYMAPFATMILAVPAMLLEGNGVLDWLHTHESISSSLIIIFSSGVMAFCLNFSIFYVIHSTTAVTFNVAGNLKVAVAVLVSWSIFRNPISMLNAVGCAITLLGCTFYGYVRHLISQQPPGTPRTPRTPRTPRSRMELLPLVNDKLDDTV, from the exons ATGGAGGAGGCTTGGTTGTGCCACTGGAGCACCATTAGATCTCTCTTCGCGATTCTTCAATGGTGGAGTTTCAATGTCACCGTCATTATCATGAACAAGTGGATCTTTCAG AAATTGGATTTTAAATTTCCTCTAACAGTGTCTTGCATTCACTTCATCTGCTCCGCCATTGGAGCGTATATAGCGATTAAAGTGTTGAAAGTTAAGCCGCTGATTTCTGTTGACCCTCAAGATCGGTGGAGAAGGATATTCCCCATGTCGTTTGTGTTTTGTATCAACATAGTTTTGGGGAATGTGAGCTTGCGTTATATTCCGGTTTCTTTCATGCAGACAATAAAGTCCTTCACTCCTGCAACAACCG TTGTCTTACAATGGCTAGTATGGAGAAAGTACTTTGACTGGAGAATATGGGCATCTTTGATACCCATTGTTGGAGGAATTCTTCTTACTTCTGTGACTGAGATGAGCTTTAACATGTTTGGGTTCTGTGCTGCCTTATTTGGTTGTTTGGCTACCTCAACAAAGACCATCCTTGCTGAGTCCTTATTGCATGGATACAAGTTCGACAG CATAAATACAGTGTATTACATGGCGCCGTTCGCGACCATGATCTTGGCAGTACCTGCAATGCTCCTTGAAGGTAACGGTGTTCTCGATTGGCTTCACACTCACGAGTCAATTTCCTCGTCACTCATCATCATTTTCAGCTCTGGGGTGATGGCTTTCTGTCTGAACTTCTCCATATTTTATGTGATTCATTCTACCACTGCTGTGACGTTCAATGTTGCTGGAAACCTAAAG GTAGCTGTTGCTGTTCTTGTTTCATGGTCGATATTTCGAAACCCGATTTCAATGCTAAATGCAGTTGGATGTGCAATTACACTTCTGGGTTGTACATTCTATGGCTATGTAAGACATCTTATCTCACAGCAGCCCCCTGGAACCCCTCGAACCCCTAGAACACCTCGGACCCCTCGGAGTCGGATGGAGCTGCTCCCCCTTGTAAATGATAAATTGGATGATACGGTCTAA
- the LOC111797681 gene encoding uncharacterized protein LOC111797681 — translation MEGFEKYGNKKRVMVVVDHTSQSKHAMMWALTHVANNGDFLTLLHVVSHSNKLLSETPSHSSSSSFLANSLGYLCKASRPEVEVEALVIQGPKLETILSQVKKLEASVLVVPQKKPSLFGCFCGTSSSEQLVEQCISHADCFTIGVRKQSNGMGGYLINTRWQKNFWLLA, via the exons ATGGAAGGGTTTGAGAAGTACGGTAATAAGAAGAGGGTGATGGTGGTGGTAGATCATACATCGCAGTCCAAGCATGCTATGATGTGGGCTCTAACCCATGTGGCCAATAATGGTGATTTCCTCACTCTTCTTCACGTTGTTTCTCACTCAAACAAGCTCCTCTCTGAAACGCcttctcattcttcttcctcgtcATTTCTTGCTAACTCTCTTGGCTACCTCTGCAAAGCTTCTAGACCTGAG GTGGAAGTTGAAGCACTGGTGATACAAGGCCCGAAACTAGAGACAATTTTGAGCCAAGTGAAGAAGCTTGAGGCATCTGTTTTGGTGGTGCCCCAGAAAAAGCCTTCTCTGTTTGGATG CTTCTGTGGGACCAGCAGCTCAGAGCAGCTTGTGGAACAGTGCATCAGCCATGCCGATTGCTTTACAATTGGAGTTAGAAAACAGAGCAATGGCATGGGTGGTTACCTTATCAACACCAGGTGGCAGAAGAACTTCTGGCTTCTTGCTTAG
- the LOC111797679 gene encoding uncharacterized protein LOC111797679 isoform X4, translated as MIGEALQSHQLKWSVKHFQGSRNNFIGKCCSLQESTPSKCLATKVAILFSLILLDRLQVFFIRSPSTELLSHFNIRFVLLKESATNHSYFKVLFIVATKIYGKALCFFSSGARVKDLEVEVEALVIQGPKLETILSQVKKLEASVLVVPQKKPSLFGCFCGTSSSEQLVEQCISHADCFTIGVRKQSNGMGGYLINTRWQKNFWLLA; from the exons ATGATTGGAGAGGCTTTACAATCTCATCAGCTAAAATG GTCAGTAAAACATTTCCAGGGGTCGAGGAACAATTTTATTGGGAAATGTTGTTCTCTTCAAGAGAGTACACCATCCAAATGTTTAGCGACTAAG GTAGCAATCCTGTTCTCCTTAATACTTTTGGATAGGCTACAGGTCTTTTTTATACGATCACCATCAACGGAGCTACTCAGCCATTTTAATATAAG ATTTGTGTTGCTGAAGGAGTCAGCAACCAACCATTCTTACTTTAAGGTATTATTCATTGTTGCCACAAAGATATACGGAAAAGCATTGTGTTTCTTCAGTTCTGGTGCCAGGGTAAAAGATTTAGAG GTGGAAGTTGAAGCACTGGTGATACAAGGCCCGAAACTAGAGACAATTTTGAGCCAAGTGAAGAAGCTTGAGGCATCTGTTTTGGTGGTGCCCCAGAAAAAGCCTTCTCTGTTTGGATG CTTCTGTGGGACCAGCAGCTCAGAGCAGCTTGTGGAACAGTGCATCAGCCATGCCGATTGCTTTACAATTGGAGTTAGAAAACAGAGCAATGGCATGGGTGGTTACCTTATCAACACCAGGTGGCAGAAGAACTTCTGGCTTCTTGCTTAG
- the LOC111797679 gene encoding uncharacterized protein LOC111797679 isoform X3: MISLKNILLITGASVIQSGAVLEHMIGEALQSHQLKWSVKHFQGSRNNFIGKCCSLQESTPSKCLATKVAILFSLILLDRLQVFFIRSPSTELLSHFNIRFVLLKESATNHSYFKVLFIVATKIYGKALCFFSSGARVKDLEVEVEALVIQGPKLETILSQVKKLEASVLVVPQKKPSLFGCFCGTSSSEQLVEQCISHADCFTIGVRKQSNGMGGYLINTRWQKNFWLLA; this comes from the exons ATGATAAGCCTGAAGAATATTCTCCTCATCACGGG TGCATCTGTCATTCAATCGGGAGCTGTTCTCGAGCATATGATTGGAGAGGCTTTACAATCTCATCAGCTAAAATG GTCAGTAAAACATTTCCAGGGGTCGAGGAACAATTTTATTGGGAAATGTTGTTCTCTTCAAGAGAGTACACCATCCAAATGTTTAGCGACTAAG GTAGCAATCCTGTTCTCCTTAATACTTTTGGATAGGCTACAGGTCTTTTTTATACGATCACCATCAACGGAGCTACTCAGCCATTTTAATATAAG ATTTGTGTTGCTGAAGGAGTCAGCAACCAACCATTCTTACTTTAAGGTATTATTCATTGTTGCCACAAAGATATACGGAAAAGCATTGTGTTTCTTCAGTTCTGGTGCCAGGGTAAAAGATTTAGAG GTGGAAGTTGAAGCACTGGTGATACAAGGCCCGAAACTAGAGACAATTTTGAGCCAAGTGAAGAAGCTTGAGGCATCTGTTTTGGTGGTGCCCCAGAAAAAGCCTTCTCTGTTTGGATG CTTCTGTGGGACCAGCAGCTCAGAGCAGCTTGTGGAACAGTGCATCAGCCATGCCGATTGCTTTACAATTGGAGTTAGAAAACAGAGCAATGGCATGGGTGGTTACCTTATCAACACCAGGTGGCAGAAGAACTTCTGGCTTCTTGCTTAG
- the LOC111797679 gene encoding uncharacterized protein LOC111797679 isoform X1 — protein MIREVSLVSKEMISLKNILLITGASVIQSGAVLEHMIGEALQSHQLKWSVKHFQGSRNNFIGKCCSLQESTPSKCLATKVAILFSLILLDRLQVFFIRSPSTELLSHFNIRFVLLKESATNHSYFKVLFIVATKIYGKALCFFSSGARVKDLEVEVEALVIQGPKLETILSQVKKLEASVLVVPQKKPSLFGCFCGTSSSEQLVEQCISHADCFTIGVRKQSNGMGGYLINTRWQKNFWLLA, from the exons ATGATTAGAGAG GTATCTTTGGTGTCTAAAGAGATGATAAGCCTGAAGAATATTCTCCTCATCACGGG TGCATCTGTCATTCAATCGGGAGCTGTTCTCGAGCATATGATTGGAGAGGCTTTACAATCTCATCAGCTAAAATG GTCAGTAAAACATTTCCAGGGGTCGAGGAACAATTTTATTGGGAAATGTTGTTCTCTTCAAGAGAGTACACCATCCAAATGTTTAGCGACTAAG GTAGCAATCCTGTTCTCCTTAATACTTTTGGATAGGCTACAGGTCTTTTTTATACGATCACCATCAACGGAGCTACTCAGCCATTTTAATATAAG ATTTGTGTTGCTGAAGGAGTCAGCAACCAACCATTCTTACTTTAAGGTATTATTCATTGTTGCCACAAAGATATACGGAAAAGCATTGTGTTTCTTCAGTTCTGGTGCCAGGGTAAAAGATTTAGAG GTGGAAGTTGAAGCACTGGTGATACAAGGCCCGAAACTAGAGACAATTTTGAGCCAAGTGAAGAAGCTTGAGGCATCTGTTTTGGTGGTGCCCCAGAAAAAGCCTTCTCTGTTTGGATG CTTCTGTGGGACCAGCAGCTCAGAGCAGCTTGTGGAACAGTGCATCAGCCATGCCGATTGCTTTACAATTGGAGTTAGAAAACAGAGCAATGGCATGGGTGGTTACCTTATCAACACCAGGTGGCAGAAGAACTTCTGGCTTCTTGCTTAG
- the LOC111797679 gene encoding uncharacterized protein LOC111797679 isoform X2 yields MIREVSLVSKEMISLKNILLITGASVIQSGAVLEHMIGEALQSHQLKWSVKHFQGSRNNFIGKCCSLQESTPSKCLATKVAILFSLILLDRLQVFFIRSPSTELLSHFNIRFVLLKESATNHSYFKVLFIVATKIYGKALCFFSSGARVKDLEVICKSHPPSASVTPVTQKKKVLNHGFVFITLSHLNPIPFQLSFSLSLSPTSKKLKILYNQPTTIFLVKRGSIFKATKGEREA; encoded by the exons ATGATTAGAGAG GTATCTTTGGTGTCTAAAGAGATGATAAGCCTGAAGAATATTCTCCTCATCACGGG TGCATCTGTCATTCAATCGGGAGCTGTTCTCGAGCATATGATTGGAGAGGCTTTACAATCTCATCAGCTAAAATG GTCAGTAAAACATTTCCAGGGGTCGAGGAACAATTTTATTGGGAAATGTTGTTCTCTTCAAGAGAGTACACCATCCAAATGTTTAGCGACTAAG GTAGCAATCCTGTTCTCCTTAATACTTTTGGATAGGCTACAGGTCTTTTTTATACGATCACCATCAACGGAGCTACTCAGCCATTTTAATATAAG ATTTGTGTTGCTGAAGGAGTCAGCAACCAACCATTCTTACTTTAAGGTATTATTCATTGTTGCCACAAAGATATACGGAAAAGCATTGTGTTTCTTCAGTTCTGGTGCCAGGGTAAAAGATTTAGAG GTAATCTGTAAAAGCCACCCACCATCAGCTTCAGTGACTCCCGtgactcaaaaaaaaaaagttctaaaTCATGGCTTTGTATTTATCACTCTGTCCCATCTCAACCCCATTCCATTCCAactctccttttctctctctctctctcctacaAGTAAAAAACTAAAGATTCTATATAACCAACCAACTACCATCTTCCTAGTGAAAAGGGGTTCAATTTTTAAGGCAACCAAAGGTGAAAGAGAGGCTTGA
- the LOC111796455 gene encoding WAT1-related protein At4g08300-like, whose product MGADTGLAMFCGLIHKIKPYLAMISLQFGYAGMYIVTMLCFKKGMNHYVLAVYRHVVATIVIAPFAFVLERKIRPKMTFPILARILALGFLEPVLDQNLYYVGLKLTSATFTSVTINILPAVTFIMALIFRLERVNFKKVRSIAKVVGTLVTIGGAMVMTLYKGPIVDIFHGQGRHAAHQSNGSESSDQHWVLGTLMLLGSIVGWSGFFILQSFTLKKYPAELSLTALICIAGTVEGSIVTLIMERDMSVWVIGWDSRLLAAVYTGVICSGLAYYIQGVVIRERGPVFVTSFTPLCMIITAILGSIVLAEQIHLGSIIGAIFIVMGLYLVVWGKAKDHINKPTNQKGGAATELPITAEPETTAAAVAAERCSSKAPPA is encoded by the exons ATGGGTGCTGACACTGGCCTTGCTATGTTTTGTGGTCTCATTCATAAAATCAAACCCTACTTAGCTATGATCTCCTTGCAATTCGGCTACGCCGGGATGTACATCGTTACCAtgctttgttttaaaaagGGTATGAACCATTACGTTCTTGCGGTGTATCGACACGTCGTTGCTACCATTGTCATTGCTCCGTTcgctttcgtcctcgaaag GAAAATAAGGCCGAAGATGACATTCCCGATCCTCGCTCGGATATTGGCGCTCGGCTTTCTCGA GCCTGTGTTGGATCAAAATTTGTACTATGTGGGACTGAAACTTACCTCAGCAACATTCACCTCTGTCACCATCAATATTCTTCCTGCTGTTACCTTCATTATGGCTCTCATTTTcag GCTAGAAAGAGTGAACTTCAAGAAGGTTCGTAGCATTGCGAAGGTGGTCGGAACATTGGTGACGATCGGGGGAGCAATGGTGATGACTCTATACAAAGGACCCATCGTCGACATCTTCCACGGCCAAGGACGCCACGCCGCCCACCAAAGCAACGGCAGCGAATCCTCCGACCAGCACTGGGTCCTCGGCACTCTCATGCTCCTCGGCAGCATCGTCGGTTGGTCCGGTTTCTTCATCTTACAA TCGTTCACACTGAAGAAATACCCGGCAGAGCTGTCGTTGACCGCCTTGATATGCATCGCCGGCACGGTGGAGGGCTCCATTGTTACCCTTATTATGGAGCGCGACATGAGCGTCTGGGTCATCGGCTGGGACTCTCGGCTTCTCGCCGCCGTTTATACC ggtGTGATATGCTCTGGACTTGCATATTACATACAAGGCGTGGTAATTCGTGAACGTGGCCCTGTTTTTGTTACCTCTTTTACCCCTCTCTGTATGATTATTACCGCCATCCTTGGCTCCATTGTTTTGGCCGAGCAAATTCACCTCGGAAG CATAATCGGAGCCATTTTCATAGTGATGGGACTATACTTAGTGGTATGGGGCAAAGCCAAGGACCATATAAACAAACCGACGAACCAAAAAGGCGGCGCCGCCACCGAATTACCGATCACCGCCGAGCCGGaaaccaccgccgccgccgtcgccGCCGAGCGCTGCTCCTCCAAGGCTCCACCGGCGTGA